Proteins encoded within one genomic window of Spirochaeta isovalerica:
- the nadE gene encoding NAD(+) synthase: MTDKFSIETLKLDLEKECKAITDFIVETVPMKLKRQGVVVALSGGIDSSTVAGLSVKALGKERVFGLLMPEKHSSEETLELSRSVAENFGIDYEYVNISPILDSLGCYEKQDEAYRKVIPEYTKDWKAKIVLPSVINSDSLRIFSVVAQSPDGKIVKKRLTPKAYLEIVAATNFKQRVRKMLEYYHADRLNFATTGTPNLQEYDQGFFVKLGDGAADIKPIAHLYKTQVYQMAAYVGVPENILKRLPTTDTYSMPQGQDEFYFSLPYDKMDLCLYGLNNSLGDEEVAGAAGITVEQLKRVYGDIEQKRRTTRYLHMAPQILKNLIPDFILEKLKNGNFNRR; the protein is encoded by the coding sequence ATGACAGATAAATTTTCAATAGAAACACTCAAACTTGATCTTGAGAAAGAATGCAAGGCGATAACAGATTTTATTGTTGAAACCGTACCAATGAAATTGAAGAGGCAAGGTGTAGTTGTGGCATTGTCAGGAGGGATCGATAGCAGCACTGTCGCTGGTCTTTCTGTGAAAGCATTGGGTAAAGAGCGGGTTTTCGGTCTCCTGATGCCGGAAAAGCATTCTTCAGAAGAAACTTTGGAACTGAGCCGAAGTGTTGCTGAGAATTTCGGAATTGATTATGAGTATGTTAATATCAGCCCGATTCTCGATTCTCTTGGATGTTATGAGAAGCAGGATGAAGCTTATAGAAAAGTCATTCCTGAATATACAAAGGATTGGAAGGCTAAAATAGTTCTACCTAGTGTCATCAATTCTGATTCTCTAAGGATTTTTTCCGTGGTTGCCCAGAGTCCCGATGGTAAGATTGTTAAAAAGAGGTTGACTCCTAAGGCTTATCTGGAGATTGTTGCGGCGACAAATTTCAAGCAGAGAGTCCGGAAAATGCTGGAGTATTACCATGCGGACAGGCTGAATTTTGCCACAACTGGTACTCCCAACCTACAGGAGTATGATCAGGGTTTTTTTGTGAAACTGGGAGACGGGGCAGCGGATATAAAGCCTATAGCTCATCTGTATAAAACTCAGGTTTATCAAATGGCAGCCTATGTCGGTGTTCCAGAAAATATTCTTAAGAGACTTCCGACGACCGATACCTATTCCATGCCACAAGGGCAGGATGAGTTTTACTTCTCTTTACCATATGACAAAATGGATTTGTGTTTGTATGGATTGAATAATAGCTTGGGAGATGAGGAAGTGGCGGGAGCTGCAGGGATAACGGTGGAGCAGTTGAAAAGGGTATATGGAGATATCGAGCAGAAGAGAAGGACTACCAGATATCTGCATATGGCTCCGCAAATTCTTAAGAATCTGATTCCGGACTTTATCTTAGAGAAGTTAAAAAATGGCAATTTCAATAGAAGATAA
- a CDS encoding acyl carrier protein — MAELGIKDKKEIIQEIRKFIIGNFLFGNASEMVGESDSFMENGIIDSTGILELIEHVEEQYSITVEDDELIPENLDSLENISAFIQKKNN; from the coding sequence ATGGCTGAACTCGGCATCAAAGACAAAAAGGAAATAATTCAGGAAATAAGGAAGTTCATAATCGGGAATTTTCTCTTTGGAAATGCTTCGGAAATGGTAGGTGAATCGGATTCCTTCATGGAAAACGGAATCATCGATTCCACTGGGATTCTAGAGCTGATCGAACATGTTGAAGAACAGTACTCCATCACTGTGGAAGATGATGAACTGATCCCAGAGAATCTCGATTCCCTGGAAAATATCTCCGCGTTCATTCAGAAAAAAAATAACTGA
- the asnB gene encoding asparagine synthase (glutamine-hydrolyzing), whose amino-acid sequence MKTNRRMIMCGICGIIENNGKIPSKVLLREMIDSLYHRGPDSCGYYRDKQAGLGHTRLSIIDLSTGAQPLSNEDETLWITFNGEIFNYLELRDILIAKGHKFKTKSDTETIVHAWEEWGQDCFEKFNGQWAFALWDTRKKELILSRDRHGIRPLYYADRKSRFLFGSEIKALFCDNSLERAFDPDGMTEIFTYWSPVAPKTAYRGICELLPGTFAIYKDSKMTIKPYWEISFQSEPVKSEREYLEILEEKLREACRLRFTRSDVPVGAYLSGGIDSSITASLVSQYTTSLNTFSLRFEDSEFDEGIYQNEMAEKLGTEHHSIMISNRDIGSVFPEVVYYAERPILRTAPAPLFLLSRLVRESGFKVVVTGEGADETLAGYDIFREAKVRRIIAKNPNSSENLELIGQLYPWMERSPTNTPAFAKSFFSKNLDITDPFLSHRTRWETASNILKMFNPDFLGTVSSASVIHALQSTLPEQFSKWNSLQRDQWIEYRTLLSGYILSAQGDRMLMGNSVEGRFPFLDHIFNDFADNLPADLKLNGLLEKYLLKKTFKNIIPESIIHRPKQPYRAPDAQSFFFESGRHEWMEEILSMEMLKEAGIFQPEMVSRFVKKCTQKPEKKMGNTDNMRIVGIISTMLNFKQIIRKEKGPEKKFSSPEHIVDRV is encoded by the coding sequence ATGAAAACAAACAGGAGGATGATAATGTGCGGTATTTGCGGAATAATTGAGAACAACGGAAAGATTCCTTCTAAGGTTCTACTGAGGGAAATGATTGATTCTCTCTACCATAGAGGACCCGATTCATGTGGGTATTACAGGGATAAACAAGCTGGTCTGGGTCATACCAGGCTTTCCATTATTGACTTGTCGACTGGAGCTCAGCCTCTTTCGAATGAAGATGAAACTCTATGGATTACCTTTAATGGAGAAATTTTCAATTATCTAGAATTGAGAGACATATTAATTGCTAAAGGGCATAAGTTCAAAACAAAAAGTGACACGGAAACCATTGTTCATGCCTGGGAAGAGTGGGGACAGGATTGTTTTGAGAAATTTAATGGGCAGTGGGCATTTGCACTGTGGGATACAAGGAAAAAGGAACTGATTTTATCTCGAGACCGTCATGGGATTCGTCCATTGTATTATGCGGATAGAAAGAGTAGATTTTTATTCGGTTCCGAAATAAAAGCCCTATTTTGTGATAATTCTTTGGAACGAGCATTTGATCCCGATGGTATGACAGAGATTTTTACGTACTGGAGTCCGGTGGCTCCTAAAACTGCATACAGAGGAATCTGTGAATTACTTCCAGGGACTTTTGCTATATATAAAGATAGTAAAATGACAATCAAGCCTTATTGGGAAATCAGTTTCCAATCTGAACCAGTAAAAAGTGAAAGAGAATATCTAGAGATCCTGGAAGAGAAGCTGCGTGAAGCCTGCCGACTACGTTTTACACGAAGTGATGTTCCTGTTGGAGCTTATCTTTCAGGTGGAATTGATAGTTCGATAACGGCTTCACTGGTCAGTCAGTATACTACTTCATTGAACACCTTTTCCTTGAGATTTGAAGATTCCGAATTTGATGAGGGAATCTATCAGAACGAGATGGCTGAAAAGCTAGGTACAGAGCATCACAGTATTATGATTTCCAATCGGGATATTGGTTCTGTTTTCCCGGAAGTTGTCTATTATGCGGAAAGACCGATTCTGAGAACCGCTCCGGCGCCTCTCTTTCTTTTGTCCCGCCTCGTGCGGGAATCGGGATTCAAGGTTGTCGTAACAGGTGAGGGGGCTGATGAGACCCTGGCTGGCTACGATATCTTCCGGGAAGCAAAAGTGCGGCGTATTATAGCGAAGAATCCCAACTCTTCTGAGAATCTGGAACTGATCGGGCAACTCTACCCCTGGATGGAACGGTCGCCAACCAATACTCCGGCTTTTGCAAAGTCTTTTTTTAGTAAAAATCTGGATATTACAGATCCTTTCCTATCTCACAGAACTCGGTGGGAAACTGCATCAAATATTTTAAAGATGTTCAATCCTGATTTTCTGGGGACTGTATCATCTGCGAGCGTCATTCATGCTCTGCAGTCCACCCTTCCGGAGCAGTTCTCCAAGTGGAATTCTCTTCAGCGGGATCAGTGGATTGAATACAGAACACTGCTCTCGGGTTATATTCTATCAGCCCAGGGAGATCGAATGCTCATGGGAAATTCGGTAGAAGGGCGTTTCCCTTTTCTTGATCACATATTCAACGATTTTGCCGACAATCTACCGGCTGATCTGAAACTAAATGGTTTATTAGAAAAATATCTGCTGAAAAAGACTTTCAAAAATATCATTCCTGAGTCAATAATCCATCGACCTAAGCAGCCCTACCGGGCTCCCGACGCACAGAGTTTCTTTTTCGAATCAGGAAGGCATGAATGGATGGAAGAGATTCTGTCGATGGAAATGCTGAAAGAAGCTGGGATATTCCAGCCTGAGATGGTCAGTCGTTTTGTAAAAAAATGCACACAGAAGCCTGAAAAGAAAATGGGTAATACTGATAATATGAGGATTGTGGGGATAATTTCAACCATGTTAAATTTCAAACAGATTATTAGAAAAGAAAAGGGACCAGAAAAGAAGTTTTCCAGTCCCGAGCATATCGTTGACAGAGTCTGA